The Vigna unguiculata cultivar IT97K-499-35 chromosome 1, ASM411807v1, whole genome shotgun sequence nucleotide sequence TCGGGGCTTCTCCCCGCACCCCCAGATATTCTTCTATACCTCCAAAAATTTCAGTTTTGagcctaattttttttacctattttGGTGGTTGAAAGagttaaaacgaaaaaaaaaaaacaaaaaaagaaataatgaaaCGAATGTCGAGATCCAtttcagaaaaatgtgaaacggatctcgacatccatttcacaaaaaacaaaaaaaaaaataacgaaacaGATGTCGAGATCCATTTCagaaaaaatgtgaaacggatcttgacatccgtttcacaaaaaaacaaaaaaaaaataatgaaacgaatgtcgagatccgtttcagaaaaatgtgaaacggATCTTGACATTCGTTTTacatccgtttcacaaaaaaacaaaaaaaatctgtGAAACAGATGTCGAAATTCATTTCAGAAAAACGTGAAACATATCTCAACATCCATTtcacaaaaatacaacaaaaatgatgaaacggatgtcgagattcgtttcacatttttctttcaacCATTAGGGTCAGAATTGTAATTTTTAGAGATACAGAAGAATGTTTGGGGAGCAAGGAGAAACCCCCTACTAGTATTTATAGTTAAAAAGTGGGCATAAGTCTTTTTATGATAAAGCACTTTCAGGTTTTTTTGCCTCCTTATGTAATCCTAGAAAAAAACACCAATATTCTTTTTAGTgcattaattttatcaaataaaattaattataccaatatacatttcaataaaaataatatatttaatatattaaaaaatgtgttcCATCTTCATAGTCCTGGATCAAAACTTAGTGATTGTTTGGTCCCTGCAcattgaataataattatatgatactgctactactattaataataataatattattattattattctttaatattaatattagtaatattagtaattaataagattatatataatattaatattattaatagtattattatattactaatatataattattaatagtattattaatattattattaatatattaatattattaataatagtattattattatatactagCGAAAATATACGCGTTGTCACACTTGTGTattcgtattttttaattttcatagaaatttggattaaaattaataaaaaatatataattaattttttaaatagttgttaaatgtaaaattaaaaaaataaaatatgtacactaaagaattttttaaaataactcatAAAGACAAAAGAGAATTTTAGAATAACAGTTCAAGGTacactatttataaaataactaattttaaaataataattaaggataaaagtAGAATAACTAAATGCGGACATAAAAGACgctattttctttatatattgtgatAGATTAACAATGATTTTGAATGTGCAGGGACCAAACAGTTATCAAATTTCAATAAAGGATCATTTCcaaattaaattcaaacttcagggaccaaaaacatattttttcaatttttgttaaaagccgatgctgtttttttttttttgtaagaaaaataaataacatgttGCACttgatttgttatttttaacgtTGTCCAGaaatagggactaaaaacaatgattttgaaaatgtaGGGACCAATCAGTGATCAAGTTTCAACCAGGATCATTTCCAAATTTAAGTCAAACTTGAGggactaaaatcatattttttcctattattattattattattattgttactatCATTTGAAATGGCATtaacattattgttattaatattataatttttttgattagtattattattttaattaataatactattaGTTATAGTAGTACTAGTGTTGCTAtatgtgttggtattaatatttgtatgagattatatttcaaaatatgtttacattttactttaacaacaaTGTCTAtatgtatttcattttaatataatttataactcAAACTCTAATGGTAAATTTTAACCACATCACAACACTGTTTTAGTACAtatcactaattaattattatatcaattttataatttagcaTAAACAAATTCATActcatatattatatttgaatcctaatattaaaataaacgtatttattcatcaataattatttattataaacttaATGTGTACATCATAACATTATCTGTATGTATTTCTGTTGGAAAGTTTAACAtctatttcatattatttaacttattttaataagaattttaCATTTCAATATATGTTTGCATTTTACCTTTAAGTTTTAAGTTGATTACTCATATCTCCATGTTACTTGTGGATTTAGTTACAAAATATGGttaatttacttttgtaattACTAAAAGGGattgaattttctaaattttttcaaataggGTGAAGTTGGACAGGGCTGACAACTTCAAAAGGCAAAATAAGTGAGTCTATGatgtataacattttttttttaaaattgaagtcGTCATAGTTATGAACACTgcagtttaattttatttttttttatcatgaattggtttttaattttatttgaaatattttttttaattttgaatttgatacttttaatgaatttttttttatttaattgatatgatgtttgaaattaatttcattaattgaaCCACAAATGTAATAAAATTGGGATCACTTTACTATCAAAGTTTATagaatgataaataaataattgaaatgaaaacattattgATAGGCCAAAATGCAAGCTGGTCCGACTTGTCTTGTTggcttttcttttaattaaaaattaaaaattaaaatgaaaaatattattttttaaaagtataaatatataatagcaTTGTAgtttaaatcatttatatttataaattaagtttcaatagaatttaacatgtaaatataataattatttttatttatttaattgaatatattaACTAAttccttaaaaatttaaaaaatattttatatgaaaacaCATGTTTTTGATAttcacaaattaaataaaaaaaatgacgaGTCCGTCCAACCTGACCCATAAGTCTGTCCTATACGGTGTGAGTTATCATTAATGACccatttctatttaaaaatataatatataatataattcaaaaatttaattgtaaattttaaaagtataacaatattattttatttacaacacAAATAACTTagttttactttaaaatttaaaacaaacaaatttatatccaaatattattttgtaaatttactattattattatttttgataatatattgttatttttattattattagtattactgctattaatagtattatcattagtatatttcataattattattaatattgatattattagctatattttctataattcattattttaacataaagaaattaatatttaaataataatatttacttttaattaattcgttataaaaaaacaatgataattaattatttaatttttctcatattatcaatttattatttaaatattatacataattataacattaaatataataatgtaaataaatttaaatataatatggtAGACAGTTCCTAATAAATTGTAGACGAGATTAGtatttaattacaataatattcCATTCATGTCATATAGTAACAGATATAAATTGACCAAACAGTGACAAACCAACAGCTAGTCTAACTATGTAGGGGTACCTAGGAATTGAAGTTGAGAACAACACGTTAGCTCTTCTGTTGGTACTGTCATACTGTGTGATCAAGTTTTAGATAACGTAGCCatcaataaaatttttgttattttcaagatggaaaaaaaaaatctatttgaataacttttatcaaaataaaatggcCGCAAATTAAATGTGTTTAAACAAAAGTCGGAGAAAacaaatctaaatttaaatttcgaAATATTGGAAGTCGCGTTTTGTAGGTGATAAGTATTTAATATACGATAAAATTGagataaatttgatatttatcttattttcattttaatgaatttttatataaatcattttaatctaatttgttTTGTAGTTTTCAATATCATCAGAGTCTCAAGctagaaaagtaaagaaaatgaatacattttaagtaattttgGACAAAATCGATATTGGTGCACCTAAGCAGTAAAGTTGAGGTTTGAGTCACACTAGCAAATTTATTGTAGAAGGAAACCTCAAGCACTCATCTTGAGACTTAGCCATGAAAGTTCATTCTTTAGGAAGTTATCTCAGGAGCTGCAATACCAAGCATAAGGCTTTAGCCATAAAAGAAACCCGCCTAGGGAGGAAACCTCTATAATTGGAGTCACAAGTGCACTCTTGAGCACTGTCCTAGATAGTTTATAAAATAGAGTTGCACTCCTATTTAGAAAGACTTTTGTGAAGGTTATTTTGAGAGACTCGTAAAGAGTTCTTGTAGACACTTTCCATTGTACTTAGTTAACACTATTTAAGGGTAAAAGAGATGATGACTCTTCTATGTGTTGTATTGTTCTCATCTAGTATAAGGAGCTAAATATCTTTAAGTATTGGAGCAATGTAACCCCTTGGAACTCTCTTGTATTTGTACTGTTTCATTTATTAAAGTATGCTTTCATTGCATGCTTGTGAATTAGTTTATGCTTGTTGGAGAAACTGATCACTTGTCTTATTTCACTTGCTTGGGATTGAGTGGGAATTGGTTCCAAGTTGTGGTCCAACTAATTCTTGGTCCAATTAATTCTCCTTCTGTTTTTAGATGCTATGAATATATCTAAGGCTCTAGTTGGTTATAGAGTCATGATCTTAGTGTAGGTGATTCATTTAAACAATCACTGAGGAATCATACTGAAGTTTGATGATCCTAGGCTCTAGGTGCTAAGAATGGACCTAGAGTTACATTTAACGAGAACTCTCAACTATAATTGATTGtatctttataaatattaactACATTAATACAAGAGAGTGGTAAGGTAGTGAAATCTAACTTCAACACGTCTTTTAACTTTGAAATCAACCCTAGCTTAAATCCACATTTAATTCAACTTTATCATTTTAAGATCAATATTGTTTTTTCACATCACATATGCTTTTATTTCTTCATGCAACTCAAACACTATTTTATTCAACTCAAACTAGttaaacattgtttttttttttctgccaaATTCATGTGGATACGACACTTGTTATATTACAAACTACCTACTTGCTGGAAAAAATGATTGTATTGAAGCATCACCAATATGCAACttcaatacattttttttttcaaaactgaaGTCGTTTGCATTGGTTACGACTTCTGTATAGGAACTTTTCCATGCACTTATTAACATTAATCAAAACTCACATGTACTTAacgtatataattattttaaacttttaagcAAAGGTAATTTGCTATGTAGGaaagattaattttttgaatatttaagataaaaatgatgtaaaataagttgaatttatttgtaaaagtttgtttagttttttacaacttatgttttttttattaaaagcaatatattttacaacatgcaaaatttaattattaccattaattaattaataaacaattaCACCAAAAGACTATtagcaaataaaataattattgaaaaatatcaaAGCAATGGAagattaaaatcataatataatacttcatgacattatttttatttttgggagtttcaaaatttattaattccACTTCATAAAAATTACAAAGCATGAAATTTTAATGTCAAAATGGACAATTTCCTCTATTATATCTTTCATTGTGATAGTATGAACATTTTTTTGGTTTAGGTTGAATTGCTTGATCATTTCATTGTAAAAACGCGTAGTTGTTGGCTTACTCGATGACTTACAACGCATTTGAGAGTCTAGAATAAAATTTGATCCTATATAAGTGGACCAGTAATATTCATTTATGAGAGGATGAAATTGGACTTCATAAGCCTTATTAATGTTGTGGAGGGTGTAAACAAGTGTAGTCAGTTCTAAATGAGAAAAGGAACATAAAACTATAACGTGGCAACCGTTTAATCTAGCCGTATAAAACTTTGGTGGCAAGAAAGTATCTCTTGAACATCAAATTCAAAGTTTACTTGATCATATATCTAGACATTTGCGGATTGTTGGGAGCTTTTTCAGAGAAGGGAGTAATATCTTCTACCGTATAGAACTTATTCTTGAAAATCCCTTTGTGTAACGCATTTTTTTTGAGTTCCAACGTCACTTTTCAGCTCATCAAACCAAACTTAGCTTTCCTCATCCACCAATATATCCTTCTGTATATTCGTATCTTTGATCAATAGACTACCTCAAAGGCCCTACCCTACCCTTGCAAGGCAAGCAGGTCAAGTTTGACCCCGAATCTGCATTCCTTTGCCCCCACAAACAACAAACACATACCACGGAAATGCAAACATAACAGGAAAATGTATAGGAGACCAACTCAACCTATAACTTCCCTCGCGTttaccaaaacctttagaattaagaaaggaaactatctctgatatagtcatgagtgtgcacccttaCTACTCTACCAAGATATTTTATGTTCTTAATGCTTCCAGTTTCAACACTCTGCGTAATCTACAATCAATAATATGATGGTTAGACTGCCAGTCCATTCCTACAATGTTCCGCAACCAAAACACaacaagctcactccccaaggcccaaaaatcatttgaaaaccattgctttgataccaaatgtaacatcccagtCATATATTACtaactttaaataatataaaataaaagaaacaatatatttaaatgtcTTTCCCCAAAACAAGGGGAAATTAAAATCTGAGTTACAAAGTAaatcaagaaaacaataaaatcaaatCCCCAAGTGCCTCATCGgcaccacctacaacatcatctgctctcgtgtaacaaattacacgatcatcgtcaaacataaacagatagggtgagctaacaatatcaaattatgtatacaattcaaatatatgCACACACATGTATATCATACTCTCATAGCCAACTAGATTCCTTTCCAGCGCACCAATACCTCTTGGAAAGAATTTCTCCCCTTGCGCACCAACGCGTCGTAGGGAGAAAAAGCCACaacccttacctgttcaccaaaacccggtaagagcatTACTTTCCTTAAGACTTACAAGCAACCACCCTttcctgctcaccaaaacccaacAAGAGCACAACCCTTACCTGCTCAACAAAACCCAATAAGAGCACTACTTTCCCTAAGACCCACAAGCAACAACCCTTGTTTGTTCCCCAAAACCCGGCAAGATCAAAACCCTTACTagttcaccaaaacccggtaaaaGCGTTGCTTTCTCTAAGACTTACAACCAACAACCCTTACCTGTTCAACAAAACCCGGCAAGAGCACAACCATTACCTATACTTGACAATGGACCTAGGATATACATGCTTCCACGAATCTACTTGCTTGTAGTCCTGCCTCTATGAACCTCTGCGTTTATAGTCCAAATCTACGGACCTCCCgacccgtagtccaacacacgtgatccaacaactacgaacctccccatTCGCAAtagccctcaagtgtgagcacggaacatacgaacctccccgctcatatcctcacacgagagcattaacctacccgctcatgacacaatTAAGCATCTCCTAGTCCAAGCCCAACATCACAAACATGCAAAACACAAGCCAACAGAACACACTACTCTATGCGCTACTGTTTGGCGCTACCTAAGCGCCGCCAAGCGACATTCACGCGCACACTGTCTGGCAAACCCCTCTCGCCGCCAAGCATCAGACACAAATAGAGCCACTGTCTTActggctatcgcctggcggttgaCTCCTCACCGTCAGACGCCACATGCTCCAAGGACTTCCCTGATACTCCTATTGCCTGCGCCCACCACTGtgccgctaggcgctacaccagtaatgaCCTGTTGCTAGTTTAACACCCTAAAACAATCTTCTATACCTCAAACAACTCATGCATAAGTCCACTTTACTATGTTACAGGTCTATAATGGGCAAGTTAACTCAGAATTACAATCAAgcatattatatatttcaataatataaattcaCATATGCACGTTCATTCATCCTCATGCCAACCCTTAAGTGAAACCAAGAACCACATGTTATTGTACATTACAAGATACCAGCCACATTCTCATTTATTCATACAAAGCATATACTCATCTTGATTAGTACCTATAATAACACCTCTTTTTACCAATTTAGTATATCAAGCTTCAGTTTGTATCAACACTTAGTAACATAATTTTGCATGCCCCCgcaattccattacatttaaagtatgattatcatgttcccatacttgcccaaaacccgtcatgatcatgcCACACTCaatcatagtgatatcatcaataatggcctttttcacacacttataacaGCATACCTTTGAGCTAACATATCTAGATTTATACATTCAACATGGCTCAtcaagcactaccaaaaacatactcatcaatcacacatctacatattgttgttgattaaatgtatttgaaatgtttttgatgatgtccataatagcatgacaatggttaacatgacatagcatgacaatggttaacatgacatGTGTATAAAATCCTGAATCTGTTAATCTGCTGCCTcgatagtcgactagccaactaatgtagtcgactatgTGTGTAAAATCCTGAATCTGTTAATCTGTTTCCCCGATaatcgactagccaactaatgtagtcgactaggttCGTGGCTGTTTGCATCTGTGATATAAAAACAGTTTCTGCAATTTTCTGGGTGTGAACTGGGAAATCAGAAGAAGGAAAGAGAAGTGCGAAATAGTTTCTTGGAGCAAATCTTGGAAGGTCCTTTTGAAGATTTCTATCAAAACACATTCATTGTTGACTTGGCAAGATGAAGAGATCTCAATCTTGAAAAGGTGTATTCAATCCAATTTGTAGTCTTTGCTTTGTTTGTGTTTTGATACAGTTTTGAAACAATTTGTTTCTGGTTTTTTTCTGCCCTCTGCAAGTGCGTGTTTGCCTTGCTGTTGTGGTGTTGTGCAAGTGTGTGGATGCCTTGCATTTGTGTTCctttatcttagaatttagatttatcaattgtatttgtaaatcttgaaattcttgtgatatagtgaatatatctagctgtggtttgctaaatgaactggatgtagattcgtaagaatcgaaccagtataatttttttgtgtgcTTTATCTCTTTCCCTCTATATTTTGTCATAGTACAAATGCTCCGTACATCAAGCATCACACTATACCATTTCAAATGATTCAAAAGCAAAGgttattatcaaaacaatttcaaagtgCTAAAACTGAACAAAATctgttaaaaccaattcaccccccctcttggttgtgaaatattggtgcatAAATTCTAACAAGTGGCACCAGAGCTGGTTAGTCGAATACATAGTCGACTAGATCCTGACAGATGGCCAATATTTCACAGACTTTTTCTGAAGGGGCTTCAATAAACAGACCACCCTTATTTTCTGGAGATAACTATCCTTTCTGGAAAATCagaatgaaaatctttttagaaTCAGTTGATAAAGGTGTGTGGGATGCTATTGTTAATGGTCCATTCATACCTACAAAAATTGAGGAAGGAAAAGCTATACCTAAAGATTTTCTATCTTGGACTCCTGATGAAAATAAACGTGCTCATTATGATGTGAGAGCTAAGAATATAATCTCATCTGCACTAACATTGGATGAATTCTACAGGGTATCAATTTGTCAATCCGCAAAAGAAATGTGGGACGTGTTAGAGGTAACTCATGAAGGCACGGATGAAGTCAAGAGAGCTAGAAAGAACACATtagttcaagaatatgaaatgtttAGGATGAAGGCTGAGGAAACAATCTATGATGTGCAAAAAAGGTTCACTCATATTGTGAATCATCTCATAGCATTGGGAAAGGTCTTTGAAAAGGAAGAATTGAATATCAAGATTCTGAAAAGTCTGAATAGAGCATGGCAGCCTAAGGTTACTGCAATCTCTGAATCAAGAGATCTCACCACAATGAGTATGGCAACTCTCTTTGGAAAATTAAGAGAGCATGAATTGGAACTTGGACGTTtaaaagaggaagaggaaggagAGAAAAGGCAAAGCATTGCATTAAAAGCTGCTGCAAAAACTGACGGAAGAAGCAAAACCAAGGATAAAGAAACTGCTGCAGAAAAAGAGGATGAAGCTTCTGATTCTGAGGCACCAAATCTGATGGTAAAACgtttttcaaagtttttaaagtacaaaaataaatcaaatggaAAATCTGCTGCAGGAAATAGAAGATTCTCTTCCAAGAAGCAAGAGTCATCTTCCAGCGCTCCAACATGTTATGAGTGTGGTAAATCTGGTCATATCAAACCTGAGTGTCCAATTCTCAAGATCAAAAAGaagttggaagaaaaaaatgaggcCACAAGCAAGTCCAAGAGAGTGAAGAAAGCGTATATTGCTTGGGAGGATAATGACTCCAGCACCTCTAGTGATTCAAGTGAAAGcaatgaagaagaaacaaatctatgtttgatggctGATACAAAATCCTCTGACAGTAGTGTAAGTGATCTTGATCTTGAATCTATTGATGAAAGTTATGAAACTAGGTTCTATCAACTACTTGATGTATATAATGAGTTGCATGAAGAGGCTAGAAAGTTGCAATACTCTAATAACAGACATAAAGGTGAAAATAGGTGGCTTGAAAATAGATTAAAACAGCTTGAAACAGAAAATGAAGAATTGAAAACTGAgcttgaaaatattgaaaaacataaaagtgGTGATTGCAAAAAGAGTGTGCTTAATTGTGAAAATTGTTCCAAACAATTAGAGAGAATCAAATATCTAATGAGTACATTAACTAGATTCACTCTAGGAAGAAATTATCTAGATGCTATGCTAGGTTCCCAAAGAAGTGTACTGAATAGAGAAGGCATAGGATATGCAGAACACGAAAATCAACTAGGTAGTCAACTAGAATCAAGGAAATTCATTAACATGAGTAAACCATCTTCTATTGTATGCTTTTACTGTTGCAAATTTGGTCATACATCGAATAAATGTTACTTTAAAAAGCATGGTGTTCCTGAAGGTAAATATAAATGGATAGCCAAGAATTCAAATGTTTTgtctaacatgaaaggacccaactTCAAAGTGGGTACCTAGAtgtattttacttgtttttgcaGGGGTTATGAAAAACCTAATGATCAATGTGGTACTATTTTTGGGGCTGcataagtaaaaataagtttgaATCATTCCCTGCTTAATAATGATACGAGTAAAACAACTTTTAACACTTTTTGATGATGTTTCTTAGgacaaaaattaatcttttactaCCAAAAGTGTTTCTACAAATACAAATTGTGTTGTTACATCTATGTTGCTATTCTTTAACA carries:
- the LOC114189845 gene encoding uncharacterized protein LOC114189845, which encodes MANISQTFSEGASINRPPLFSGDNYPFWKIRMKIFLESVDKGVWDAIVNGPFIPTKIEEGKAIPKDFLSWTPDENKRAHYDVRAKNIISSALTLDEFYRVSICQSAKEMWDVLEVTHEGTDEVKRARKNTLVQEYEMFRMKAEETIYDVQKRFTHIVNHLIALGKVFEKEELNIKILKSLNRAWQPKVTAISESRDLTTMSMATLFGKLREHELELGRLKEEEEGEKRQSIALKAAAKTDGRSKTKDKETAAEKEDEASDSEAPNLMVKRFSKFLKYKNKSNGKSAAGNRRFSSKKQESSSSAPTCYECGKSGHIKPECPILKIKKKLEEKNEATSKSKRVKKAYIAWEDNDSSTSSDSSESNEEETNLCLMADTKSSDSSVSDLDLESIDESYETRFYQLLDVYNELHEEARKLQYSNNRHKGENRWLENRLKQLETENEELKTELENIEKHKSGDCKKSVLNCENCSKQLERIKYLMSTLTRFTLGRNYLDAMLGSQRSVLNREGIGYAEHENQLGSQLESRKFINMSKPSSIVCFYCCKFGHTSNKCYFKKHGVPEGKYKWIAKNSNVLSNMKGPNFKVGT